The Candidatus Hydrogenedentota bacterium DNA window CAGCAGCTCCTGCCGACGGGGCTGCGCGGGCTGGTGGTGGGCGGGCTGCTCGCCGCGCTGATGAGCTCGCTTTCCTCGCTGTTCAACTCATGCTCGACCCTGTTCACCCTGGACATCTACAAGAAAATCCGGCCCGCCGCCTCCGAGCGCGAGCTGGTCACCACGGGCCGCATCGCCACGGGCGCCGTGGTGGCCCTGGGCCTGTTGTGGATACCCGTCATGTCGAACATCTCCGGCGCGCTCTATGAGTACCTCCAGAGCGTGCAGGCCTACCTCGCCCCGCCCATGACCGCCGTGTTCTTCCTCGGCGTGTTCTGGAAGCGGATGAACGGCCCCGGCGCCGTGGCCGCGCTGGGCTTGGGCTTCGCGCTGGGCATGGCCAAGCTCGGCTGCCAGGTCTATGCGGGCGGCTTCAACCCGGAGCAGTTGGCGTCCCTGACCGGGCTGCCGGGACTCCTCACCGCCTTCGGAAGCATCAACTTCCTGCTCTTTTGCGTCTACCTCTTCGCCTTCTGCTGCGCCACGCTCATTGTGGTGAGCTACCGCACCGCGCCGCCGGACGCCGCGCAGATTTCCGGGCTCACCTACGCCACCGTCACCGCCGAGGGCCGGGAAGAGCTCCGGGCGAGCTGGAACAAGTGGGACGTGATCCACACCTGCATCGTGCTGGGCGTGATACTCAGCGTGTACATTTACTTCACGGGGTGAGCGTCGGGGCGGGCTCTCATCGCAATGACGTTTTGTTTTGGGCTTGCAAAATGCGCACCACAACCGTTATTTTATTATATGGCCATTTCATAAAATATTGCGGGCTGTTATTTTAGGATGACGATTGCGATGAAGAGGAAACTGCAGGGACATTACGAGACCGTCTCGACGGTCGGCGAGAAGGTGAGGGCCTTCATTCCCGCGCCGCTGCCCCCGGTCCCGCCGATTCAATGGACACCGCCCCTGCGGAAAAAATACGAGGAGGCACTGCTGGCCCTGGGGCGGCTGGACAGTGTGTCCAGACTCCTGCCCGAAACTTCCCTCTTTCTCTATGCCTATGTGCGGAAGGAGGCCGTGCTCTCCTCGATGATTGAGGGAACGCAGTCCTCGCTTTCAGACCTGCTGATGTTCGAACTCGACCAGGAGCCCGGTGTTCCACTTGATGACGTTCAGGAAGTCAGCAATTATGTCGCCGCACTTAACCACGGACTCAACCGCCTGAGCGAGGGGTTCCCGCTGTCATTGCGGCTGTTCAAGGAGATTCACGGCGTGCTGCTTTCAAAGGGGCGGGGCAGCGACCGCACTCCCGGCGAGTTTCGCCGCAGCCAGAACTGGATCGGCGGCACACGGCCGGGCAACGCCGCCTTCGTGCCCCCGCCGCCCGGCTCGGTTGCCGGGTGCATGGGCCAACTGGAATTGTTTCTGCACGACAAGCCGGAACCGACGCCTGTTCTGCTCAAGGCGGCGCTCGCGCATGTGCAGTTCGAGACGATTCACCCGTTCCTGGATGGCAACGGGCGTCTCGGGCGGCTGCTGATCACGCTGCTGCTGTGCGAACAGCATGTCCTGCGCCAGCCGATGCTTTACCTGAGCCTTTACTTCAAGACGCACCGGCAGGTTTACTACGATCTGCTCAACGGCGTGCGCCTCAACGGCGACTGGGAGGCCTGGCTTGATTTCTTCGCCGAAGCCGTCCTTGTCACGGCGCGCCAGGCGTTGGACACGGCGCAGCGGCTCGACAACTTGGCCAAGAGCGACACCGAAATAATTCGGTCCCTGGGGCGCGCGTCAGATTCGGCCCTGCTGGTTCACCACGCGCTCCGGGAACGGCCCATCGCCACGGCGAACTGGCTAGCCGGCAAGACCGGCCTGACACCGGCCACCATCAACAAGAGCCTGGCGCACCTGCAACGCCTCGAAATCGTGCGCGAGTTGACCCGGAAGAAACGTAACCGCCTTTTCGTGCACACCCGCCATGTCGCAATATTGAACGAGGGGACAGGATTGCCGGAGTAAAACGGTCACTGTATGACTCCATGGTTGTGAGGTGGTGGAACGTAGTGAAGATGGCACGGCGGCAAGAAAGGGGGCCTTCGGTCGGGAGAGTGGCGTGGTCGGCAAACCACGCCACAACTAAGGCTTCCCCCGTCTCCAAACCATTCCTTTTCCGCGCATGGGGCGCTTATTTCTGGTAAACGAAAAGCAAACCCTCGTTGTCCATCGTGAATGTGTCGCCGCTGATGGTTGCCCGCGTGTAACCGGCGCCCGGATGCTTCATGGTCAGCGTGTCGCCCTCCCTCGTGTACGTTCCCGGCGTCTTGTTTGCCGCGCCCGGAACGACAATGTTCGGGTTGGTGAATTGGATCCCGCCGGAGAAGGTGCCGTCGCTGTTGATGGTCATCGAGCCTCCGGAGACTTCCGGAACCCGCTGCCCCTCATGCAGGGGCGAGCATGGAACCGGTTCCCCGCCAATGGATATCAGCCGGTAGGTTGTGGATGTGGGCGGGCTTGTTCCGTCCGGGCCCATGGACGTCTGCGGTTTTCCGCCAACACGGCTCATCTTGAATATCCCCTCATTTACGGTCCGTCCGCCGGGGTCCTTTACCCAGAACGTGTAATCGAACGCATCGTCGCCGGAAAACCGGTGCCGCATCGTCATGGGATATTCGCCCGGAGCCGGAGAAGCCCAGTCCATCGTGTGTGCGGCGGCGTTCCACGTGCCTTCATAGGGAACTTCCATGCCGCCCCAGTCCGACAAGAATGCCCAGAGCCGGTACCGGCCACTCTTTGGGTTGAAGGCGTAGAGAATCATTGCGGACGTTCCCAGCGAACTCTCCGCGTTTTGCTGAACGAAGTAGCCGTCTATGACGCGCCTG harbors:
- a CDS encoding Fic family protein, which gives rise to MKRKLQGHYETVSTVGEKVRAFIPAPLPPVPPIQWTPPLRKKYEEALLALGRLDSVSRLLPETSLFLYAYVRKEAVLSSMIEGTQSSLSDLLMFELDQEPGVPLDDVQEVSNYVAALNHGLNRLSEGFPLSLRLFKEIHGVLLSKGRGSDRTPGEFRRSQNWIGGTRPGNAAFVPPPPGSVAGCMGQLELFLHDKPEPTPVLLKAALAHVQFETIHPFLDGNGRLGRLLITLLLCEQHVLRQPMLYLSLYFKTHRQVYYDLLNGVRLNGDWEAWLDFFAEAVLVTARQALDTAQRLDNLAKSDTEIIRSLGRASDSALLVHHALRERPIATANWLAGKTGLTPATINKSLAHLQRLEIVRELTRKKRNRLFVHTRHVAILNEGTGLPE